AACTTTATTACCCCTTTTGATAGAGAAGATATCCATTATCTAGCGAGTGCTTTAGATGATATAGCTGATTATATCTACGCCTCTACTAAGTATATATTCTTATATAAAAGTCCTGAAACTAATGCGTTCCAAGAGCTTTCGCTACTCATCCATAAATCTTGCTTACAAATAAAAGTAGCGATAGAAAATCTTAAAGAATTTAAAAATCCTGCGGCGGTTAAAGAGGCTACCATCAAAATCAATAGCATTGAAAACATTGCTGATGATGTGCATAGCCAAGCGATGATAAAACTATTTGAGTCTGGAGACCCTATCAATGTTATTAAGGTAAGCCAAGTGCTTAATTACCTAGAGGAGGTAACAGATAAGGCAGAAGATGTAGCTAATATCTTGGATAATATTATCATCAAATACGCTTAGAGGTTTTTTAAATTTAACTTAAAACAAAAAAAGTATGGAATTTCCTATACTGCTCATTGTCATTATTGCGTTAGCACTTATTTTTGACTATATCAATGGCTTTCACGATGCCGCTAACTCTATAGCGACTATTGTTTCTACTAAAGTTTTAACCCCTTTTCAAGCAGTACTTTGGGCTG
The genomic region above belongs to Riemerella anatipestifer and contains:
- a CDS encoding DUF47 domain-containing protein, giving the protein MGIGNIFKVFQPKDKVFFVLFEKVADNLVEMSRIFHEGIKDFDINDDSLLKKISDFEHQNDDITHEIYVELGKNFITPFDREDIHYLASALDDIADYIYASTKYIFLYKSPETNAFQELSLLIHKSCLQIKVAIENLKEFKNPAAVKEATIKINSIENIADDVHSQAMIKLFESGDPINVIKVSQVLNYLEEVTDKAEDVANILDNIIIKYA